In a single window of the Penaeus chinensis breed Huanghai No. 1 chromosome 4, ASM1920278v2, whole genome shotgun sequence genome:
- the LOC125025169 gene encoding uncharacterized protein LOC125025169 — protein MDLAVLKQEAADLGLTDPRDIAKYVQDQHRDLRAERREREDREREFAAAEAIREHEIRMAELNFKHKIEVLKATPPTPVAPPKTKLPMFPDDADQVEAYFLVFERVAADHGWDEKTMFLQLVTRLQGHSLDVYHRTEIEGNLTYSELKEALLSAYAISLEQARCRFQEAHLDERETCKLFIIRLSHLFKTWHRRSNLPDTKEGILELILVTQLLASLPKGLRAQLRMNKVTSLAETADIADGWFSAYGYNYRVKKEGERKQESKKPALRSVGDRRESKSPETAKAQPGEHKHQPFNMPRKGGEKKPFYQSGHLATVNSVPEKEEPQVHLSGLALGHHVLCACSPLPLPSAASKRLSTAEGLVQGRRAIIMRDSGSTGCVVKKRYVKRKDYTGKTVRVTMIDGSQIVVREAKVFCQSPYFTGTVTAAVMDNPAFDFVLGNVPGAGLVPAKEVQTQTQVEGGKDAMTQTAEESEPTAQDVPLMSESPGVRDGPTISADIMDQTSAAVTTRAAARRSEISTRLANPQGLEALLKGEDIAEQQKNDATLSKLREYAEQRHVRLYKGIKMDFIWQNNRLYRRTTLPQGEVKLQFVVPAGCRQQVFKLGHHSLLGGHMGAAKTLARIQSTMFWPGMGAEILRLGRSCDIFVDFATRWPEAVALKNIEAATVAEALFDMFCRIGIPKEVLSDRGTQFTSGMMEETWKLLSVKGMRTTPYHPQGNGLCERFNGTLKKMLKRMAADQPREWPRLLAPLLFAYREAPQSSLRFSPFELVYGRPVRGPLQVLRELWDNTEDDPVITSSYQYVLDLSERLHSTCELAKEELLKSQVTQKSYYDRKAKFRTLDEGDQCLILLPTSTNKLLAQWSGPYTILKRVSDVNYIVGIGHEKKRFHINMIKKYYPRSSPVPQSSHATRQQEKSDNRRSVNVRRRCSSEKGVDNSKRFGCTATVIPEDSGFCQPLTPEADSREGPESIIINPKLEDHHKADLHEIIQKYPEIFSDQPRVAKVEEHRIVLRNKEPVRTKPYPIPLRYVDLVIKEIKKLEAMGIIEPSKSSYCSPIVVVKKKGGDIRICGDYRRVNAATHFEAEPMSDQRIIFSRLSASKYFTKLDLTKGFFQIPLHPESRKITAFKTPCGLYQYKVLPFGLTNSPSVFNRCMRQVLGDISGVEIFMDDVLVHTSTLAEHQKLLDVVFSKLSLHRMTLKPSKCEIAFTRTHFLGHTVGDGKCECQQEKLHKIRMAPRPVNQHQLRSFLGLVGYYRSFIKNFTQIALPLFNLLKKDCSIKLVWGAEQEKSFTTLKETLCSEPILRLPSKDKPFTLRTDASGEGVGAILLQEFDGILFPVAYHSRRLSKAECNYSTVERELLARSKTANARLMRWALYLQQFEFNIRYIRGTENVGADLLSRLVSGSSSDLEDSRAEMSRNPGPQLQYHEAEVEHRLQKNPHP, from the exons ATGGATTTAGCGGTATTGAAGCAGGAGGCTGCAGACCTGGGGTTGACTGATCCCCGTGATATTGCTAAGTATGTGCAGGACCAGCATCGAGACTTGCGGGCGGAGCGCAGAGAGCGGGAAGATCGCGAACGCGAGTTTGCGGCCGCCGAAGCGATACGGGAGCACGAAATTCGGATGGCAGAGCTAAATTTTAAGCATAAGATAGAAGTCCTTAAAGCTACGCCGCCCACGCCCGTGGCTCCTCCCAAAACGAAGTTGCCGATGTTTCCTGACGACGCAGACCAGGTCGAAGCTTATTTCCTCGTATTCGAAAGGGTCGCAGCCGATCACGGGTGGGACGAGAAGACGATGTTTCTGCAGCTCGTCACCCGCCTCCAGGGCCACAGCCTGGATGTTTATCACCGCACCGAAATCGAAGGTAATTTGACGTACAGCGAATTAAAGGAAGCTCTGCTGAGTGCTTACGCTATAAGCCTCGAGCAGGCCCGTTGCAGGTTCCAGGAAGCTCACCTTGACGAGCGGGAGACCTGCAAGCTTTTcatcattcgtctctctcatctctttaagACTTGGCATCGAAGGAGTAATTTACCTGACACCAAGGAAGGTATCCTGGAGCTCATTCTGGTTACGCAACTACTCGCTTCGCTGCCCAAGGGATTGCGAGCTCAGCTGAGAATGAACAAAGTTACTAGCCTGGCGGAGACCGCGGACATAGCGGATGGCTGGTTCTCTGCTTATGGCTACAACTatagggtgaagaaagagggcgaACGAAAGCAAGAGTCAAAGAAACCTGCTCTGAGAAGCGTCGGTGATCGCAGGGAGTCAAAATCTCCTGAAACTGCAAAAGCACAGCCGGGAGAACACAAGCACCAGCCTTTCAATATGCCACGGAAAGGGGGTGAAAAGAAGCCGTTCTACCAGTCCGGTCACTTGGCTACCGTGAACAGTGTCCCGGAAAAGGAGGAGCCCCAGGTACATCTGTCTGGCCTGGCACTTGGCCACCATGTACTCTGTgcatgctctcctcttcccttgccttcagCAGCCAGCAAGAGATTGTCTACTGCAGAGGGCCTAGTCCAGGGTCGCAGAGCAATTATCATGCGAGACTCTGGCTCCACAGGATGTGTAGTTAAAAAAAGGTATGTAAAAAGAAAGGATTATACTGGCAAAACCGTTCGTGTTACAATGATTGATGGTTCACAAATAGTTGTCCGTGAGGCAAAGGTTTTCTGCCAGTCCCCTTATTTTACAGGCACTGTGACTGCTGCTGTTATGGATAACCCCGCCTTCGATTTTGTCCTGGGCAACGTGCCTGGAGCTGGCCTGGTCCCGGCGAAAGAGGTCCAGACGCAGACCCAGGTGGAAGGAGGCAAGGACGCGATGACACAAACTGCAGAGGAGAGTGAACCTACTGCACAAGATGTCCCCCTTATGTCAGAATCCCCTGGTGTTCGCGATGGACCAACCATATCTGCAGACATTATGGATCAGACCAGTGCTGCTGTCACTACGAGAGCTGCTGCACGTCGCTCTGAGATCAGTACACGACTGGCAAATCCACAAGGTCTGGAGGCACTACTAAAAGGCGAGGATATAGCTGAGCAGCAGAAAAATGATGCCACCCTCTCCAAACTACGTGAATATGCTGAGCAACGTCATGTTCGCCTCTACAAGGGAATAAAGATGGACTTTATATGGCAGAACAACAGACTTTACCGACGAACTACCTTGCCTCAGGGTGAGGTGAAGCTGCAGTTCGTTGTTCCAGCTGGATGTCGCCAACAAGTCTTCAAGTTGGGGCACCACTCGCTCCTCGGAGGTCACATGGGGGCAGCCAAAACTCTCGCCCGAATACAATCCACCATGTTCTGGCCTGGAATGGGAGCTGAAATCTTAAGACTCGGCCGTTCCTGTGACATAT TCGTTGATTTTGCAACAAGATGGCCAGAAGCTGTTGCCCTGAAGAACATAGAAGCTGCCACGGTTGCAGAAGCTCTCTTCGATATGTTCTGCAGAATCGGCATACCCAAGGAAGTACTGAGCGACAGAGGTACACAGTTTACATCAGGCATGATGGAAGAGACCTGGAAGCTCCTTTCAGTAAAGGGCATGAGAACTACACCATACCACCCACAAGGAAATGGTCTTTGTGAGCGATTTAATGGCACACTAAAGAAGATGCTAAAACGTATGGCTGCAGACCAGCCGCGGGAATGGCCTCGTCTCTTGGCACCGCTGCTGTTTGCCTACAGAGAAGCCCCGCAAAGTTCCTTAAGATTCTCCCCATTTGAGTTGGTGTACGGTAGACCAGTAAGAGGCCCTTTGCAAGTTCTGAGGGAGCTGTGGGACAACACTGAGGATGACCCAGTAATCACCTCCTCTTATCAGTATGTTCTGGATCTGAGTGAACGCTTGCATTCTACGTGCGAACTCGCAAAAGAGGAGCTTTTGAAAAGCCAGGTCACTCAGAAGTCTTATTATGACAGGAAAGCCAAGTTTCGTACTCTTGATGAAGGAGATCAGTGCTTGATATTGCTACCTACGAGCACAAACAAGCTCCTAGCACAGTGGAGTGGACCTTATACTATTCTCAAACGAGTTTCAGACGTTAATTACATCGTAGGAATCGGCCACGAGAAGAAACGTTTCCAcataaacatgataaagaaatattatcCAAGGTCCTCCCCTGTACCTCAGTCTAGCCATGCAACTCGTCAACAAGAAAAGAGTGACAATCGACGTTCAGTCAATGTTCGACGACGCTGCTCTTCTGAGAAAGGTGTTGATAACTCGAAAAGGTTTGGTTGTACGGCAACCGTAATACCTGAAGACTCTGGTTTCTGCCAGCCCTTGACTCCTGAGGCTGATTCGAGGGAAGGACCAGAGAGTATTATCATAAACCCGAAGCTAGAGGACCACCATAAGGCAGACCTCCATGAGATCATTCAGAAGTACCCTGAAATCTTCTCTGACCAACCCCGAGTTGCCAAGGTGGAAGAACATCGAATCGTCCTTCGTAATAAAGAGCCAGTGCGCACAAAGCCATATCCCATACCTCTGCGATATGTAGACTTGGTgatcaaagagataaagaaactggAAGCTATGGGCATTATTGAACCGTCCAAGAGTTCGTATTGTTCACCCATAGTTGTggttaagaagaaaggaggagacatcAGGATCTGCGGGGATTACCGTCGCGTTAACGCAGCTACTCATTTCGAGGCGGAACCAATGTCTGATCAACGCATTATCTTCTCACGTTTATCTGCctctaaatattttacaaaactgGACCTGACAAAAGGATTCTTCCAGATTCCTTTGCATCCAGAGAGCAGGAAGATAACAGCCTTCAAAACCCCCTGTGGACTGTATCAATACAAGGTGCTACCCTTTGGATTAACGAACTCCCCCTCAGTCTTCAATCGGTGCATGCGTCAAGTACTTGGAGATATTTCGGGAGTAGAAATTTTTATGGATGACGTACTCGTACATACATCGACTTTGGCTGAGCACCAGAAGCTTCTCGACGTAGTTTTCAGTAAATTATCTCTGCATCGAATGACCCTAAAGCCCAGCAAGTGTGAGATAGCCTTCACACGGACACACTTCCTTGGCCACACCGTTGGAGATGGCAAATGCGAGTGTCAGCAGGAGAAACTACACAAGATTCGCATGGCACCGCGACCCGTAAATCAACACCAGCTTCGTTCTTTCCTCGGCCTCGTTGGGTATTATCGGAGCTTCATCAAAAACTTTACGCAGATTGCTCTTCCACTTTTCAACCTCCTGAAGAAAGACTGCAGCATCAAGCTGGTGTGGGGTGCAGAGCAGGAGAAATCCTTCACTACACTAAAGGAAACCTTGTGCTCTGAACCTATTCTCCGACTTCCATCCAAAGATAAACCCTTTACTTTGCGGACGGATGCATCGGGAGAAGGTGTTGGAGCAATCCTTCTGCAAGAGTTTGATGGCATATTGTTCCCCGTAGCTTACCACAGCCGTAGACTCTCCAAAGCCGAATGCAATTATTCGACAGTTGAACGAGAGCTGTTAGCG cGATCTAAGACCGCCAACGCGCGCTTGATGCGCTGGGCGCTCTACCTTCAACAATTTGAGTTCAATATCCGCTACATAAGAGGAACTGAGAACGTAGGAGCTGATCTACTCTCAAGGTTGGTCAGCGGAAGCAGCAGTGACCTTGAGGACAGCCGAGCTGAAATGTCTCGCAACCCAGGACCTCAACTACAATATCATGAAGCGGAGGTGGAGCATCGACTGCAGAAGAATCCTCATCCCTAA
- the LOC125025168 gene encoding uncharacterized protein LOC125025168 codes for MDLAVLKQEAADLGLTDPRDIAKYVQDQHRDLRAERREREDREREFAAAEAIREHEIRMAELNFKHKIEVLKATPPTPVAPPKTKLPMFPDDADQVEAYFLVFERVAADHGWDEKTMFLQLVTRLQGHSLDVYHRTEIEGNLTYSELKEALLSAYAISLEQARCRFQEAHLDERETCKLFIIRLSHLFKTWHRRSNLPDTKEGILELILVTQLLASLPKGLRAQLRMNKVTSLAETADIADGWFSAYGYNYRVKKEGERKQESKKPALRSVGDRRESKSPETAKAQPGEHKHQPFNMPRKGGEKKPFYQSGHLATVNSVPEKEEPQVHLSGLALGHHVLCACSPLPLPSAASKRLSTAEGLVQGRRAIIMRDSGSTGCVVKKRYVKRKDYTGKTVRVTMIDGSQIVVREAKVFCQSPYFTGTVTAAVMDNPAFDFVLGNVPGAGLVPAKEVQTQTQVEGGKDAMTQTAEESEPTAQDVPLMSESPGVRDGPTISADIMDQTSAAVTTRAAARRSEISTRLANPQGLEALLKGEDIAEQQKNDATLSKLREYAEQRHVRLYKGIKMDFIWQNNRLYRRTTLPQGEVKLQFVVPAGCRQQVFKLGHHSLLGGHMGAAKTLARIQSTMFWPGMGAEILRLGRSCDICQKTTDKGRNTAAPLQPLPVISEPFSRVAVDIVGPITPCADDKSKYILTVVDFATRWPEAVALKNIEAATVAEALFDMFCRIGIPKEVLSDRGTQFTSGMMEETWKLLSVKGMRTTPYHPQGNGLCERFNGTLKKMLKRMAADQPREWPRLLAPLLFAYREAPQSSLRFSPFELVYGRPVRGPLQVLRELWDNTEDDPVITSSYQYVLDLSERLHSTCELAKEELLKSQVTQKSYYDRKAKFRTLDEGDQCLILLPTSTNKLLAQWSGPYTILKRVSDVNYIVGIGHEKKRFHINMIKKYYPRSSPVPQSSHATRQQEKSDNRRSVNVRRRCSSEKGVDNSKRFGCTATVIPEDSGFCQPLTPEADSREGPESIIINPKLEDHHKADLHEIIQKYPEIFSDQPRVAKVEEHRIVLRNKEPVRTKPYPIPLRYVDLVIKEIKKLEAMGIIEPSKSSYCSPIVVVKKKGGDIRICGDYRRVNAATHFEAEPMSDQRIIFSRLSASKYFTKLDLTKGFFQIPLHPESRKITAFKTPCGLYQYKVLPFGLTNSPSVFNRCMRQVLGDISGVEIFMDDVLVHTSTLAEHQKLLDVVFSKLSLHRMTLKPSKCEIAFTRTHFLGHTVGDGKCECQQEKLHKIRMAPRPVNQHQLRSFLGLVGYYRSFIKNFTQIALPLFNLLKKDCSIKLVWGAEQEKSFTTLKETLCSEPILRLPSKDKPFTLRTDASGEGVGAILLQEFDGILFPVAYHSRRLSKAECNYSTVERELLARSKTANARLMRWALYLQQFEFNIRYIRGTENVGADLLSRLVSGSSSDLEDSRAEMSRNPGPQLQYHEAEVEHRLQKNPHP; via the exons ATGGATTTAGCGGTATTGAAGCAGGAGGCTGCAGACCTGGGGTTGACTGATCCCCGTGATATTGCTAAGTATGTGCAGGACCAGCATCGAGACTTGCGGGCGGAGCGCAGAGAGCGGGAAGATCGCGAACGCGAGTTTGCGGCCGCCGAAGCGATACGGGAGCACGAAATTCGGATGGCAGAGCTAAATTTTAAGCATAAGATAGAAGTCCTTAAAGCTACGCCGCCCACGCCCGTGGCTCCTCCCAAAACGAAGTTGCCGATGTTTCCTGACGACGCAGACCAGGTCGAAGCTTATTTCCTCGTATTCGAAAGGGTCGCAGCCGATCACGGGTGGGACGAGAAGACGATGTTTCTGCAGCTCGTCACCCGCCTCCAGGGCCACAGCCTGGATGTTTATCACCGCACCGAAATCGAAGGTAATTTGACGTACAGCGAATTAAAGGAAGCTCTGCTGAGTGCTTACGCTATAAGCCTCGAGCAGGCCCGTTGCAGGTTCCAGGAAGCTCACCTTGACGAGCGGGAGACCTGCAAGCTTTTcatcattcgtctctctcatctctttaagACTTGGCATCGAAGGAGTAATTTACCTGACACCAAGGAAGGTATCCTGGAGCTCATTCTGGTTACGCAACTACTCGCTTCGCTGCCCAAGGGATTGCGAGCTCAGCTGAGAATGAACAAAGTTACTAGCCTGGCGGAGACCGCGGACATAGCGGATGGCTGGTTCTCTGCTTATGGCTACAACTatagggtgaagaaagagggcgaACGAAAGCAAGAGTCAAAGAAACCTGCTCTGAGAAGCGTCGGTGATCGCAGGGAGTCAAAATCTCCTGAAACTGCAAAAGCACAGCCGGGAGAACACAAGCACCAGCCTTTCAATATGCCACGGAAAGGGGGTGAAAAGAAGCCGTTCTACCAGTCCGGTCACTTGGCTACCGTGAACAGTGTCCCGGAAAAGGAGGAGCCCCAGGTACATCTGTCTGGCCTGGCACTTGGCCACCATGTACTCTGTgcatgctctcctcttcccttgccttcagCAGCCAGCAAGAGATTGTCTACTGCAGAGGGCCTAGTCCAGGGTCGCAGAGCAATTATCATGCGAGACTCTGGCTCCACAGGATGTGTAGTTAAAAAAAGGTATGTAAAAAGAAAGGATTATACTGGCAAAACCGTTCGTGTTACAATGATTGATGGTTCACAAATAGTTGTCCGTGAGGCAAAGGTTTTCTGCCAGTCCCCTTATTTTACAGGCACTGTGACTGCTGCTGTTATGGATAACCCCGCCTTCGATTTTGTCCTGGGCAACGTGCCTGGAGCTGGCCTGGTCCCGGCGAAAGAGGTCCAGACGCAGACCCAGGTGGAAGGAGGCAAGGACGCGATGACACAAACTGCAGAGGAGAGTGAACCTACTGCACAAGATGTCCCCCTTATGTCAGAATCCCCTGGTGTTCGCGATGGACCAACCATATCTGCAGACATTATGGATCAGACCAGTGCTGCTGTCACTACGAGAGCTGCTGCACGTCGCTCTGAGATCAGTACACGACTGGCAAATCCACAAGGTCTGGAGGCACTACTAAAAGGCGAGGATATAGCTGAGCAGCAGAAAAATGATGCCACCCTCTCCAAACTACGTGAATATGCTGAGCAACGTCATGTTCGCCTCTACAAGGGAATAAAGATGGACTTTATATGGCAGAACAACAGACTTTACCGACGAACTACCTTGCCTCAGGGTGAGGTGAAGCTGCAGTTCGTTGTTCCAGCTGGATGTCGCCAACAAGTCTTCAAGTTGGGGCACCACTCGCTCCTCGGAGGTCACATGGGGGCAGCCAAAACTCTCGCCCGAATACAATCCACCATGTTCTGGCCTGGAATGGGAGCTGAAATCTTAAGACTCGGCCGTTCCTGTGACATATGTCAGAAGACAACGGACAAGGGACGCAATACTGCAGCACCTCTACAGCCACTTCCTGTGATTTCGGAACCGTTCTCTCGCGTGGCTGTCGATATTGTGGGTCCCATTACACCTTGTGCTGACGATAAATCGAAATACATCCTTACAGTCGTTGATTTTGCAACAAGATGGCCAGAAGCTGTTGCCCTGAAGAACATAGAAGCTGCCACGGTTGCAGAAGCTCTCTTCGATATGTTCTGCAGAATCGGCATACCCAAGGAAGTACTGAGCGACAGAGGTACACAGTTTACATCAGGCATGATGGAAGAGACCTGGAAGCTCCTTTCAGTAAAGGGCATGAGAACTACACCATACCACCCACAAGGAAATGGTCTTTGTGAGCGATTTAATGGCACACTAAAGAAGATGCTAAAACGTATGGCTGCAGACCAGCCGCGGGAATGGCCTCGTCTCTTGGCACCGCTGCTGTTTGCCTACAGAGAAGCCCCGCAAAGTTCCTTAAGATTCTCCCCATTTGAGTTGGTGTACGGTAGACCAGTAAGAGGCCCTTTGCAAGTTCTGAGGGAGCTGTGGGACAACACTGAGGATGACCCAGTAATCACCTCCTCTTATCAGTATGTTCTGGATCTGAGTGAACGCTTGCATTCTACGTGCGAACTCGCAAAAGAGGAGCTTTTGAAAAGCCAGGTCACTCAGAAGTCTTATTATGACAGGAAAGCCAAGTTTCGTACTCTTGATGAAGGAGATCAGTGCTTGATATTGCTACCTACGAGCACAAACAAGCTCCTAGCACAGTGGAGTGGACCTTATACTATTCTCAAACGAGTTTCAGACGTTAATTACATCGTAGGAATCGGCCACGAGAAGAAACGTTTCCAcataaacatgataaagaaatattatcCAAGGTCCTCCCCTGTACCTCAGTCTAGCCATGCAACTCGTCAACAAGAAAAGAGTGACAATCGACGTTCAGTCAATGTTCGACGACGCTGCTCTTCTGAGAAAGGTGTTGATAACTCGAAAAGGTTTGGTTGTACGGCAACCGTAATACCTGAAGACTCTGGTTTCTGCCAGCCCTTGACTCCTGAGGCTGATTCGAGGGAAGGACCAGAGAGTATTATCATAAACCCGAAGCTAGAGGACCACCATAAGGCAGACCTCCATGAGATCATTCAGAAGTACCCTGAAATCTTCTCTGACCAACCCCGAGTTGCCAAGGTGGAAGAACATCGAATCGTCCTTCGTAATAAAGAGCCAGTGCGCACAAAGCCATATCCCATACCTCTGCGATATGTAGACTTGGTgatcaaagagataaagaaactggAAGCTATGGGCATTATTGAACCGTCCAAGAGTTCGTATTGTTCACCCATAGTTGTggttaagaagaaaggaggagacatcAGGATCTGCGGGGATTACCGTCGCGTTAACGCAGCTACTCATTTCGAGGCGGAACCAATGTCTGATCAACGCATTATCTTCTCACGTTTATCTGCctctaaatattttacaaaactgGACCTGACAAAAGGATTCTTCCAGATTCCTTTGCATCCAGAGAGCAGGAAGATAACAGCCTTCAAAACCCCCTGTGGACTGTATCAATACAAGGTGCTACCCTTTGGATTAACGAACTCCCCCTCAGTCTTCAATCGGTGCATGCGTCAAGTACTTGGAGATATTTCGGGAGTAGAAATTTTTATGGATGACGTACTCGTACATACATCGACTTTGGCTGAGCACCAGAAGCTTCTCGACGTAGTTTTCAGTAAATTATCTCTGCATCGAATGACCCTAAAGCCCAGCAAGTGTGAGATAGCCTTCACACGGACACACTTCCTTGGCCACACCGTTGGAGATGGCAAATGCGAGTGTCAGCAGGAGAAACTACACAAGATTCGCATGGCACCGCGACCCGTAAATCAACACCAGCTTCGTTCTTTCCTCGGCCTCGTTGGGTATTATCGGAGCTTCATCAAAAACTTTACGCAGATTGCTCTTCCACTTTTCAACCTCCTGAAGAAAGACTGCAGCATCAAGCTGGTGTGGGGTGCAGAGCAGGAGAAATCCTTCACTACACTAAAGGAAACCTTGTGCTCTGAACCTATTCTCCGACTTCCATCCAAAGATAAACCCTTTACTTTGCGGACGGATGCATCGGGAGAAGGTGTTGGAGCAATCCTTCTGCAAGAGTTTGATGGCATATTGTTCCCCGTAGCTTACCACAGCCGTAGACTCTCCAAAGCCGAATGCAATTATTCGACAGTTGAACGAGAGCTGTTAGCG cGATCTAAGACCGCCAACGCGCGCTTGATGCGCTGGGCGCTCTACCTTCAACAATTTGAGTTCAATATCCGCTACATAAGAGGAACTGAGAACGTAGGAGCTGATCTACTCTCAAGGTTGGTCAGCGGAAGCAGCAGTGACCTTGAGGACAGCCGAGCTGAAATGTCTCGCAACCCAGGACCTCAACTACAATATCATGAAGCGGAGGTGGAGCATCGACTGCAGAAGAATCCTCATCCCTAA